Sequence from the Longibacter salinarum genome:
GGCCCGCATGGAGTCCGGAATCTCCTGACTTTCTCGGAATGTGGATCGAGCACGGAGCAAATGTAGATCGATGAACAGTTGCACCATCGTACTGTCTGCGACGGGGCCCTCCGTACCATCTTCGTCAGAGCAGCCCGTCGCGGTTGCCAGAAACAGAAGGGCAACCGCAAGACTCAGGACGCCGCAGAGTCGGCGCGCGGGACGTGGTAAAACGGACAATGTCATCGGAAGGAGAGCACGGGCCATTCTCGAAGTGCGTACGCCAGGCTACGGGGTCGACGTTATCATCGCCGGGGCCTCACCGTCTGGTGCAGTTTCCACCTCGCGTTCCGTCTTAAACGTTCGCGCGATCACCTCCATCTGGCGGAGGAATTGCAACTTGTCGTATGTCGGCGCAAACACGGACCCGTCGATCATGTAGACGCGGCCCGACGGCTGGTCGTAAAACGTGTAATTGACGAACGGTCCACCGCCTCCCATCTCAACGTATTCCTGGTTGCTGTAATCGCCCTCGATATCCACGCTATCCGGGTCAGCGACGAGATGCCAGAGGCCTTCCGTCTGGTAGCCGTACCGACCGAGGAAATCAGCCTCTTTGGTGTCAAGCTCGCGTCGTTTGTCAATTCTGGCAAATCCGGCCACGTTACCGCGGATATATTCGCGTGTGAGTGAGTCGCGCGTACTGACGATCCACTCCGGCGTGATGAGGCTGGGCGAAGCATCTTCGACGTAATGGACAATGAGGTCGCGTCGCGTGTCGGACAGGATCCGCGCGAGCCACACGCTACCTTCTGGTCCCGTCGTGTCCTGTGAGGCGATCCGGTAGTCGTGCTGGACCTTTACCATGAAGTCGTGTAGCTCGAGGAGTGAATCCTCGAGAGCGAACTGGCGCTCCTTCTCAAACATCTCGCGCTCCATGCGCTGGAGCGTGATTTCTTGGAAGGTGTCTCGCATCTGCTGCCCCTGATTCTCGAGCGTTGAGATCAGTTCTTCCGGCGTTGCAGCGGTGACGTAAAACACGCGCTGACTTTTTCGCCACAGGTTGGGGCGTGGAACGACAATGTTTCGACCGCTCTGAACAGCCTCTCGAACGTCACTCGACAGGCGATCCCGGAGAAAATTAGCTTCGTTCGTTGAGTCGCTCAACGGAGCGATGAAAACGACATTTTTCTGCTCCTGAACCCGGTCGTACGTCGACTGTGAGTTGAGGTCGATCTGCCGGAGGTCGAACATGCGCTCCGGTTGAGGCAGCGTATTGATGTACGGGGCGACGTTGGCCCGGAACGCTTCGCCGACGGGGCCCTGCCAGCTCGTACTGTCCATCACGACGGTGACCTGGCCCTCGACGCCAACTGCGCGGGGACGAAAGTCACCTTCGCAACCGAGGAGCGATACGGAAACAATGAACCCGGCAACTAAGAGCGCGACGACGGCCGGCGCGGTACGCGAGGGGATAAGCATTGACGCGGGAAGAGGGGTCTGTATCACGAGCGAACAAATAGCACGTCTCTACACGGAGATGCAGGGAAATTGCTCCCAGAGAAAATTACGCCGGTTCAGCTTCCGTTCCATATTTTAGCTTGCGAGCGAATGAGCGAACGGAGGCAAGCCGTTCTTCATCAGACAAGGACGGGGCGTCCCACAGGTCTGCACAGTGGTTGATCAGCGCCGATCCGACGATAAAGCCGTCCGTGTGCTGCGAAAGCTCCATGGCATCCTCATGCGTCTTAATACCGAAGCCAACGAGGAGAGCGTTGTCTGTGACGAGGTTACGGGCACGGTGCAGGTACGCGTCGACGTCGCCGGACAGGGAGCTTCCGGTGAGCCCGGTCACGCTAACGGCGTAGACGAAGCCGCTGGCGAGTTTGTCGATACGCTGAATCCGTTCGTCGCTCGTGTTTGGCGCGATAAGGAAGACGATATCCAGGTCGTGCCTCTGCGCCGCGTCCGTGATAAACCGGGCTTCTTCCGGGGGGACATCCGGAAGGATCACGCCGTCAACCCCGGCTTCGCTCGCCCGCTCGCAGAACCGCTCCGCTCCGTACTTCAAGACCGGGTTGACGTATCCCATGAGCAGCAGCGGGGTGTCACTCTCTTCGCGAAAGGCGGCCGCCGTTTCGAACGCGTCGTCCATGGTGACGCCGTGTGACAGGGCGCGCTCACTCGAGCGTTGAATGGGGAGACCTTCGGCGAGAGGGTCGCTGAACGGCATTCCGAGTTCGACAAAGTCGACGCCCGCTTCGTCAATGGCTCGAAGGATCGGAAGCGTCGCATCCGGGTTGGGGAATCCGTTCGTCAGGAACAGTCCCATCGCCTTTTCCCCGCGATCACGGAGGTCAGCAAATGTTTTATCGAGTCGGGACATAGGTGGAGCAGATCGAAATGGAGAGGGCGAAAGGCGAAGTATGGGTGTAGCCGGTGGCTGTGACGTGGAATCTGTACCAGTCGGGAGGCGTCCCGGAGCCTGAACAGATCTTACCGGTGCTTGGCGATGGTTTCCATGTCTTTGTCGCCACGACCGGAGCAGTTGAACACGATGACAGCATCTTCACCGAGTTGGTCGGCGAGCGTCGGTAGCAAGTGGACAGCATGCGCCGTCTCAAGTGCCGGAATGATGCCTTCCGTTTGCGAGAGAAGTTCGACGCCGTGAAGTGCTTCCTCGTCCGTGACGGGGTGGTACTGTGCGCGGTCGAGGTCGCGGAGGTGGGCGTGCTCTGGCCCGATGCCCGGGTAGTCGAGTCCGGCCGACACACTGTGCGCGATTTCGACCTGTCCGGAGTGATCCTGGAGCATGACACTCATCGCTCCATGCAAAACGCCTGGCGTGCCCTTGGCGAGCGTTGCGGCGTGACGTCCGTTGAGTCCCTCACCAGCGGCCTCTGCGCCGTGGAGCTGTACGTCTTTATCGTTGATAAATGGATACCAGATGCCGATCGCATTGGAACCGCCACCAACGCAGGCGACGATTGCATCCGGCGTCTCACGCCCCTCTTTTTCCAGAAGCTGGGCGCGGGTCTCATTCCCGATCACGCGATGGAAGTCGCGAACCATCATCGGATACGGATGAGGGCCCACGACGGAGCCGATGATGTAGAACGTGTCGATCGGATTCGAGACCCAGTCTCGAATCGCCTCGTTCGTAGCATCTTTGAGCGTCTGGCTTCCGCTGGTGGCGGGGCGGACTTCCGCTCCGAGGAGCTCCATTCGTTCCACGTTCAGCCGCTGTCGCTCAATGTCCTCCGACCCCATGTAGACGATGCAGTCCAGACCGAATTTGGCGCAGACCGTCGCCGTCGCAACACCGTGCTGGCCAGCTCCCGTCTCGGCAATGATACGCGTCTTGCCCATGCGCTGGGCGAGAAGGATTTGCCCGATCGTGTTGTTGATCTTGTGGGCACCGGTGTGGCACAGGTCTTCTCGCTTGGCGTAAATCTTGGCTCCGCCGAGTTCGGTCGTCAGCCGGTCGCAGAACGAGAGCGGCGTCGGTCGGCCTACGTACTCCCGGAGGAGATCGCGGTATTGCTTATCGAATTCAGGATCGACCCGGGCTTCCGCATAGGCAGATTTTAGTTCCTCCAGAACCGGATACAGGATTTCCGGGACGAAGGCGCCGCCGTACGTGCCAAAATGGCCGGTGGCGTCCGGGGCGTCGTAGCGTTCGGTGGATGCGATGTTCGGATTGTTCGTCATGGAGGGGGCAGGTGCGCCGTCGCCCGTTGCCGAAGAGTCTGCGGACCGAGAAGACGCCGAAGCGTCAGAAGAGGTAGGCATGGTCGTGAAGGTCTGCGTGCAGGTAGGCAGAAAGTGGAATCGGCGGTACGGGCCGGAGGAAAAAACGGAATGACGGAGAAAGAGAGGGGTCGCTATGACGCCATATCGGTTTCCGACGGATTGCTTTCGTCGCTCATTTTTTTGTTGACGCGTCGAAACGTTTCGAGGAAGGCATCGACTTTTTCAAAGCTCTTCTGGCCGGGAGCACTTTCGACGCCGCTGGATAGATCGATAGCGTACGGACGCATCGTCTTGACGGCTCGCTCGACATTGCTGTCGTCTATGCCACCTGCTAGGAAAAGGGAGTATTCGTTTGATAAATCGCGTGCAAGGCGCCAGTTAAAAGACTCGCCCGTTCCTCCCCACACGCTCGAGTTGTGCGTGTCGAGCAGGAAGTGGTCGACGAGATCCTCGTAGCGCTCCATGATCGCTCGAAGCTGATCCGATGACGCGTCGTGACGGACGCGAATCGCTTTGATGATCGGTCGCTCGATCGCCTTACAGGTTTCTGGCGACTCCTCTCCATGGAGTTGCACGTAGTCGAACCCGGCGGTGTCGGCGATAGCGTTGACCTCGTCGGCACTCTTGTTAACGAACACGCCGACCGATTCCGGGCCGTAGAGCCACTCGAGCATATCGCTCACGAGCGATGGGACGACGTACCGCGGGCTGTCTTCGTGTTGGACGAAGCCGAGGTAGTCGACTCCCTCACCGGCGAGGTAGCGGGCGTCGGCGAGGTCGGTGATGCCGCAGATTTTGAGCTTGGTGCGCATAGAGAGCGGAGTCGGAGGGAAAACGTCTAGTTGAAAAAAGAACTTAGCGGATCAGGCCTGCTGCATGGCGATCTCTTTGGCCTCGTTGCGGAGGTCGTCGAGCGCTTGTCCCGGATCTTCTGCGCGCATGAAGTGCTCGCCGATCAGAACACCGTTCACGCCGTTCTGCCGAAGTCGAACGAGTGTTGCCGGATCGCTCAAACCGCTCTCCGAAACGCGACCAACGTTGCGAGGGACGTGCTCAAAGATTCGGAGCGAGTTGTCTACATCGACTTCGAACGTGTTCAGGTCGCGGTTATTGACGCCGAGGATCGAGACCTGGTCGAAATCGATCTTATCCAGGTCGTCGAGCGCGTAGACCTCAACGAGGCAGTCGAGTCCGAGGTCGGTGGCTGCTTGATGCAGGTGGCGAAGCTGGCGGGCGTCGAGAGCCGTTGCAATGAGAAGGACCGCATCCGCGCCGACCGCACGAGCTTCGACTAATTGATACGGGTCGATGATGAAGTCCTTCCTCATCAGCGGGACATCTTCGACGTGCGCTCGGATCCAGGCAAGGTTCTGAAGTGAGCCCTGGAAGTGATTCGGCTCCGTCAGGACGCTGATCGCGTTGGCGCCATGCTTCACGTACGACTGCGCGATCTGTGCCGGCCTAAACGGCTCCCGGATGACTCCTTTCGACGGCGACGCTTTTTTTACTTCGCAAATGAACGACATCCCTCGCGATTTCAGTGCTTCGACGAGGGAGAGCGGCTCCCGGTCGGTGTAGAACGGCCGTTGCTCCAGTTCCTGTACCGGCGTCTCCTTCTTCCGCGTCGCGACAAGCTCACGGGTGTCGTCAATGATCTGGTCGAGAATACTCATGGCGAGTGGAAGCGTAGAAGGAGGGAAGAGTCAAGAGGGAGAAACGTGTCTCCCGGTCTGGTAGGTTGGGGAGTGAAGTCGATCGAGTCAGCCTTTCGGGGCATCTTGGGAGACTTCGATCAGGCGATCGAGCGTCCGGCTAGCGTTGCCGCTGTCGATGCTGTCGTTGGCGGCCTCGATGCACGCGTCGATGTCCTCAAATTTGCCGCTTGTTTGGAGCGCGTAGGCGGCGTTCAGAACGGCGACATGTCGGCGGGGACCCTTGTCATCGCCGGACAGAATGTTGCGGAGAATAGCCGCGTTGTCGGCAGCGGTGCCGCCGGCCAGTGCGGAGATCGGCGCCCGATTGATTTCATGCTGTTCTGGCCCAACTTCGCGGCTCCGCGGGACGCCGTCGCCATGTACGTTGTCGTACTCAAACACCGTCGTAGAGGCTGACACCGACACCTCGTCGAGCCCATCCTGCGCGTGGAGGGTTACGACGTGCTCCGCATCGAGGTGCGACAGGATGCGCACCATCATCTGCGCGGTCTTCGTGTTGAAGGCGCCGACGAGCTGACGTTTGACCCCGGCCGGATTGCAGAGCGGCCCGAGAATGTTGAAGAACGTTCGCACGCCGAGCGACTTGCGAACGGGCATGACGTGACGCATTGCCGGGTGAAAGTAGGGCGCGAATAGAAAGGCAATGCCGACTTCGTCCAGGCAATGTTCCACGCCGGCCTTCTGGAGTTCGATCTCTACGCCCAGGTGTTCGAGAACATCCGCGGAGCCGGATTTTGAGGATACGGAGCGGTTGCCGTGCTTGGCCACGGTCGCGCCGGCGCCGGCAGCGATGATTGCGGCCGTTGTCGAAATATTAAAGGTGGAAGCGCCGTCACCGCCCGTGCCGCAGAGGTCAATCGTGTGAGGGTCGTCAACATCTACGGAAATGGCGAACTCGCGCATCACTTTCGTGAAGCCAACGAGCTCGTCGAGCTGTTCTCCGCGGGCGCGGAGTCCCATGAGGAGAGCAGCCACGTGCTCGGGCAAAGCGTCACCCGTCATCATGATGCGCATGGCAGACTCAGCCTGCTCGCGCGTGAGTGGGTGTCCGTCGGCAATCGCGTTCAGATACTCCTTCATTCGGCGGGGTGGTGCGGTGAGGGGAGAGGACAGCGTGTCGTTCGGAGCGTAAAGCTCAGGCGACGATCAGGATGATCGTGCAGGATCGAGGTCGATGGAGCCAATGGACCGGAGCCAGTTCGCGATGATGCGCGGACCGGCCTTCGTGAGGACGCTCTCTGGATGAAACTGAATGCTTTCGATCGGATGGTCTCGGTGGCGCAGGCCCATCACGGTGCCGTCGTCGGTCTCGGCGGTGATTTCGAGCACGTCCGGGATGGATTCGCGGTCAACGACGAGCGAATGGTATCGTGTCGCCTCGAAATTCTGCTCGACACCGTCGAAGACCGAGTGGCCGTCGTGGGTCACCGTGCTTGTTTTGCCGTGCATCAGTTCTCGAGCGTGCGTAATTGACCCGCCAAACACTTCGCCAATCGCTTGATGGCCGAGGCACACGCCGAAAATCGGAATGTCTGCGCCGAGGTGCTCGATGATGCCCTCCGTAATGCCCGCCTCGCGCGGCCGTCCAGGTCCCGGAGAAATCAGAATGCCGTCGGGAGCCATGTCGCGAACCTCCTCGAGCGTCCGGTCATCATTGCGAATGACCTCCAGGTCGTCGGTATGCCGCCCCACCAGGTGCACCAGGTTGTACGTAAAGCTGTCGTAGTTATCGATGATGAGGATCATTGGGGCAACCCGTTTGGAGGTTCGGAAGTGTGGAAGGGTGGAAGTGTCGAAGTGTGAATGTGTGAAAGTGGGGGAGGTTACTTGTCGTCGTTTTGGGTATGGCACCATTTGTCGGCGTTTACCTTCATTTTGACCAGGCCGCCGATGATCGAACGATATCGTGATTCGAAATTATCGACTTCGTTTGAGACGTATCCATGCTCAGCGGCCAGATCGAGCCAGACGATCGTTTCCGATGCTTCGCTGAGCGCGTCTGACAGTTTGCTCGAAAAGTGTTTGGGATAGTCTCGTTTGAACCATGCTTCGCCAATGTTGGCGCACACCGACCGTGATGCTCTCCGAATTTGGTCGGTCATGGAGTACCGCTCGCTCGGAGGCCAGTCGGTCGAAAGTCTAAAAATCTCACTTGCGCAAGCGAATGCCTGCTCGTAAACACGAAGGTCTTTAAAATCCCTCACCATGGGCCTTCTACTGAGTCTGTATCATTTATTGTGTCTTGTTAATAGTAGTACAAACAACACAATAAATAAACTACATTCATCCGTTCACACGTCCATACCTTCAAACGTGGGGCGCTAGCCCCACAGCTTCGCGGGCCTTCTCCATAACCGGTGCGACTCGGGCTCGGGCTCGGTCGGCGCCTTGCTGGAGGACGTCGTGCACGTAGTCCGGGCGGGACGCGAGGTCCTTGCGTCGGGCGCGGGCCTCGGCGAAGTTCTCGGTGATGAGCTGCAGGAGTTCTTTCTTGGCGTGGCCGTAGCCGTAGCCGCCTGCGCGGTATTTTGCAGCGATCTCCGCCTGCGTCTCGTCGTCGGCGAAGAGCTTGATCAGCGCGAACACGTTGCAGCTCTCTGGATCCTTCGGCTCATCGAGCGGCGTGGAGTCGGTCACGATGCTCATGACCTTTTTCTTCAGCTCCTTGCCTTCGTCGAAAATGCCGATCGTGTTGCCGTAGCTCTTCGACATCTTCTGCCCATCGATACCGGGTACGACGGCGACGTCGTCGAGGATGTACGGCTCGGGAATGGGGAAGAGTGGGTCATCCGGCGTGTAGGTCTGATTGAACCACCGAGCGCAGTCGCGCGCGATCTCGAGGTTTTGCTTCTGGTCGGCGCCGACCGGGACGCGTGTGCCAAGGTAAGCCAAAATGTCGGCTGCCTGGAGCACGGGGTAGGTAAACAAGCCGGCGTTCGGTGTGAGACCGGCGTTGACCTTTTCCTTGTATGAGACGCCTTTTTCGAGCCGACTCGTCGGGATCAGGTTGAGCAGCATCCACATCAGCTCCGTCACTTCCGGCACGTCGCTCTGGCAGAAAAGTGCAGATTCGTCCGGGTCGAAGCCTAGAGCGAGGTAGTCGAGGGCTACGTCCAGCGTATGCTGCCGCAGCGTATCCGCGTCCTGCACGGTCGTCATCGCGTGGTAGTTCACGATGAAGTAGAACGACTCGTGCTCCGTGTGCAGGTCGATGTGCTGGCGGAGAGCCCCGAAATAATTGCCGAAGTGAAGTCGGCCGGAGGGCTGGATGCCGGACACGACGACGGTGTCGAAGTCCTTCTCGGGGGCGTCGTCCTCGTGGGATGCGGCGTCGGTGGTGGGCGCGTCGGTAGGCATGCGTGTTCAGAAAACAGAAGTCGGAGCGAACGGGGTGTGGGGCCGGCCGGAGCCAGGCAACCAGGGGTTAGCGGCGGGTGAGCTGGCTCTTCATTTTCTCTAGCCCTTTCAACCGATCGTGACTGTTTGACGCGACGAGTTCGAGAATGGCACGGGTACGCATCTGGTGCTCGATGTCCTCGCGCTCCGTCTCGACCGTCGTTTTGAAATCGCGCTCTTGCTCGATGAGCGAGTTGACGATCTCAAGGCCGTCGTTCCCAAGGTCGTATTGATCCGGCTCAAGGTCGGTACCGTTGTAGGCAGCACCACCCGCACTGAAGATGGTCTCTGACAGCTTGCCCACGTCCATCCGTGATGTCCGCTGCATCTCACGAAGTGCTTCGACCATGTCTTGACGGCCGAGCGAACGGATGGCGGCCTCGTAGTTGTGGTTGAGTACGATATGCTCCTTGACAATGGGGTTGAGACGCTCAACGGTTTCCGCACGCGTGATCGTGCGACCCGCCCAGCCTCTGCCAAGAAGCAGTTCTTTCAGTTTGTTCGGCATCGGAAAAAGGAGTCAGAGAGGTCAGATTGCGAGAGGGTACGGCTCGGTCGGAAGGTGAATGATCTTCCGAAGTGAGACTAGTACGTGATAACGGTCAGATCGGGGCGAGGTTTGCCCTTCAACCCGTCTCCAAGAAGCATTTGCAAGGGTCTATCGTGTTCGTTTCGTTCAGTGGCGAAAAAAGGTGTCTAGAGCAACCCATCGGATGCTACGCGCATGGCCTCGCGCAGTGCAGCGGCCTTGTTGCGCGTCTCTTCGTACTCGGCCGTTGGGTCGCTGTCGGCGACAATGCCTGCACCGGCCTGCACATAGATGGAGTCGTCTCGGACGACCATCGTGCGGATCGCGATACACGTGTCGAGGGTCCCGTTGAAGTCGATGTAGCCGACCGCTCCGGCATAGACGCCCCGGCGGCTGGGTTCAAGTTCGTCGATGATCTCCATCGCTCGGACTTTCGGTGCACCGCTCACCGTGCCGGCCGGGAAGCAGGCCGCGAGCACATCGAGTGGACCCTCGTCGTCGGATACGGTGCCGGCGACGGATGAGACGATGTGCATCACGTGCGAGTACCGCTCGATGAACGCGTACCGTTCCACCTCGACCGAGTCGTACGAGCATACGCGTCCGAGGTCGTTGCGGCCGAGATCGACAAGCATCAGGTGTTCGGCGCGCTCCTTCGGGTCGGCGAGAAGTTCGTCGGCCAGGTCGGCGTCCTCTTGTTCATCCGCGCCTCGCGGCCGGGTGCCGGCAATCGGGAGTACCTCTGCGCGGTTGTCTTCGACGCGAACGAGGACCTCAGGAGACGAGCCGACGAGAGCGATGTCGTCGAAGTCGAGGTAGAAGAGGTAGGGGGAAGGGTTGACCTGCCGGAGGGCACGGTACAGATTGAAGCGGTCGCCGTCGAATGCCATTTCGAACCGCTGCGACAGAACGACCTGGAAGATGTCGCCATCGTACACGTACTGCTGTGCGGTGCGGACGGCATCCTCGAACGCGTCCTGGTCAAAGTTCGATGTCATGCCGTCGCCCGTGAGTCGCACGGGTGCACCGCTCATCGGGGGCTGCACGAGATCGGCCTCGAGCCGTCGGAGTCGACGTTGAGCTTCCTGGTAGGCCGCATCTGGGTCCGTGTCCGGATCGACGAACGCGTGGGCGATCATAACCACCTGATGTCGCACGTGGTCGAAGGCGGTCACCGTATCGTAGAACGCCCAGATCGCATCCGGCACGTCCAGGTCGTCGGGCGGGGCATCTGGAAGATCCTCGATCAGGCGAACGGTGTCGTACCCCATGTAGCCCACGGCCCCTCCAGTGAGTCGGGGGAGGCCGGGTACATCGACCTCGTCGTACCGATCCATCAAATCGGCCATGACGTTGAAAATGTCCCCTGTCGGCTCGTCTCGCAGCGCTTCGCCGGGGACGCGGCGGGTGTTGATCGAAACCGTCGCGCCGTCATCCTGGGCCTGGATGATGCGGTAGGGATTGCGACCGATGAACGAATAGCGCGCGAGCTTTTCACCACCTTCAACGCTTTCCAGAAGAAAGCAAAAGGGCGCATCCTGCCGGAGGGACAGGAACGCGGACACCGGCGTGAGCAAATCTGCAGACCGGCGAACGGGAACGGGTACGACGACGTGGTCGGAACCGTCGGCGCGCGCAGCCTGAACGATGGAAACAAACTCCTCTTGCGTCATGAACAGCGAGTGGGAGAGAGGGCGGGGAAAGATCAGTGAGGCCAAATAAAAAACCCACTGCCTCGGGGAAGCAGCGGGTCAAGGGGCATCCTTCTAAAAGTCGATGCTAT
This genomic interval carries:
- a CDS encoding DUF4296 domain-containing protein is translated as MARALLPMTLSVLPRPARRLCGVLSLAVALLFLATATGCSDEDGTEGPVADSTMVQLFIDLHLLRARSTFRESQEIPDSMRAVRDTIFARRGITQRELETMMNLYAGNPDRYQEMYTAVVDSLNAMRVELSRAERDTSILKSLIENPPHGALPPK
- a CDS encoding DUF4837 family protein, which gives rise to MLIPSRTAPAVVALLVAGFIVSVSLLGCEGDFRPRAVGVEGQVTVVMDSTSWQGPVGEAFRANVAPYINTLPQPERMFDLRQIDLNSQSTYDRVQEQKNVVFIAPLSDSTNEANFLRDRLSSDVREAVQSGRNIVVPRPNLWRKSQRVFYVTAATPEELISTLENQGQQMRDTFQEITLQRMEREMFEKERQFALEDSLLELHDFMVKVQHDYRIASQDTTGPEGSVWLARILSDTRRDLIVHYVEDASPSLITPEWIVSTRDSLTREYIRGNVAGFARIDKRRELDTKEADFLGRYGYQTEGLWHLVADPDSVDIEGDYSNQEYVEMGGGGPFVNYTFYDQPSGRVYMIDGSVFAPTYDKLQFLRQMEVIARTFKTEREVETAPDGEAPAMITSTP
- the trpA gene encoding tryptophan synthase subunit alpha produces the protein MSRLDKTFADLRDRGEKAMGLFLTNGFPNPDATLPILRAIDEAGVDFVELGMPFSDPLAEGLPIQRSSERALSHGVTMDDAFETAAAFREESDTPLLLMGYVNPVLKYGAERFCERASEAGVDGVILPDVPPEEARFITDAAQRHDLDIVFLIAPNTSDERIQRIDKLASGFVYAVSVTGLTGSSLSGDVDAYLHRARNLVTDNALLVGFGIKTHEDAMELSQHTDGFIVGSALINHCADLWDAPSLSDEERLASVRSFARKLKYGTEAEPA
- the trpB gene encoding tryptophan synthase subunit beta, whose translation is MTNNPNIASTERYDAPDATGHFGTYGGAFVPEILYPVLEELKSAYAEARVDPEFDKQYRDLLREYVGRPTPLSFCDRLTTELGGAKIYAKREDLCHTGAHKINNTIGQILLAQRMGKTRIIAETGAGQHGVATATVCAKFGLDCIVYMGSEDIERQRLNVERMELLGAEVRPATSGSQTLKDATNEAIRDWVSNPIDTFYIIGSVVGPHPYPMMVRDFHRVIGNETRAQLLEKEGRETPDAIVACVGGGSNAIGIWYPFINDKDVQLHGAEAAGEGLNGRHAATLAKGTPGVLHGAMSVMLQDHSGQVEIAHSVSAGLDYPGIGPEHAHLRDLDRAQYHPVTDEEALHGVELLSQTEGIIPALETAHAVHLLPTLADQLGEDAVIVFNCSGRGDKDMETIAKHR
- a CDS encoding phosphoribosylanthranilate isomerase; protein product: MRTKLKICGITDLADARYLAGEGVDYLGFVQHEDSPRYVVPSLVSDMLEWLYGPESVGVFVNKSADEVNAIADTAGFDYVQLHGEESPETCKAIERPIIKAIRVRHDASSDQLRAIMERYEDLVDHFLLDTHNSSVWGGTGESFNWRLARDLSNEYSLFLAGGIDDSNVERAVKTMRPYAIDLSSGVESAPGQKSFEKVDAFLETFRRVNKKMSDESNPSETDMAS
- the trpC gene encoding indole-3-glycerol phosphate synthase TrpC: MSILDQIIDDTRELVATRKKETPVQELEQRPFYTDREPLSLVEALKSRGMSFICEVKKASPSKGVIREPFRPAQIAQSYVKHGANAISVLTEPNHFQGSLQNLAWIRAHVEDVPLMRKDFIIDPYQLVEARAVGADAVLLIATALDARQLRHLHQAATDLGLDCLVEVYALDDLDKIDFDQVSILGVNNRDLNTFEVDVDNSLRIFEHVPRNVGRVSESGLSDPATLVRLRQNGVNGVLIGEHFMRAEDPGQALDDLRNEAKEIAMQQA
- the trpD gene encoding anthranilate phosphoribosyltransferase, whose amino-acid sequence is MKEYLNAIADGHPLTREQAESAMRIMMTGDALPEHVAALLMGLRARGEQLDELVGFTKVMREFAISVDVDDPHTIDLCGTGGDGASTFNISTTAAIIAAGAGATVAKHGNRSVSSKSGSADVLEHLGVEIELQKAGVEHCLDEVGIAFLFAPYFHPAMRHVMPVRKSLGVRTFFNILGPLCNPAGVKRQLVGAFNTKTAQMMVRILSHLDAEHVVTLHAQDGLDEVSVSASTTVFEYDNVHGDGVPRSREVGPEQHEINRAPISALAGGTAADNAAILRNILSGDDKGPRRHVAVLNAAYALQTSGKFEDIDACIEAANDSIDSGNASRTLDRLIEVSQDAPKG
- a CDS encoding anthranilate synthase component II, giving the protein MILIIDNYDSFTYNLVHLVGRHTDDLEVIRNDDRTLEEVRDMAPDGILISPGPGRPREAGITEGIIEHLGADIPIFGVCLGHQAIGEVFGGSITHARELMHGKTSTVTHDGHSVFDGVEQNFEATRYHSLVVDRESIPDVLEITAETDDGTVMGLRHRDHPIESIQFHPESVLTKAGPRIIANWLRSIGSIDLDPARSS
- a CDS encoding four helix bundle protein, with translation MVRDFKDLRVYEQAFACASEIFRLSTDWPPSERYSMTDQIRRASRSVCANIGEAWFKRDYPKHFSSKLSDALSEASETIVWLDLAAEHGYVSNEVDNFESRYRSIIGGLVKMKVNADKWCHTQNDDK
- the trpS gene encoding tryptophan--tRNA ligase; the encoded protein is MPTDAPTTDAASHEDDAPEKDFDTVVVSGIQPSGRLHFGNYFGALRQHIDLHTEHESFYFIVNYHAMTTVQDADTLRQHTLDVALDYLALGFDPDESALFCQSDVPEVTELMWMLLNLIPTSRLEKGVSYKEKVNAGLTPNAGLFTYPVLQAADILAYLGTRVPVGADQKQNLEIARDCARWFNQTYTPDDPLFPIPEPYILDDVAVVPGIDGQKMSKSYGNTIGIFDEGKELKKKVMSIVTDSTPLDEPKDPESCNVFALIKLFADDETQAEIAAKYRAGGYGYGHAKKELLQLITENFAEARARRKDLASRPDYVHDVLQQGADRARARVAPVMEKAREAVGLAPHV
- the trpE gene encoding anthranilate synthase component I, giving the protein MTQEEFVSIVQAARADGSDHVVVPVPVRRSADLLTPVSAFLSLRQDAPFCFLLESVEGGEKLARYSFIGRNPYRIIQAQDDGATVSINTRRVPGEALRDEPTGDIFNVMADLMDRYDEVDVPGLPRLTGGAVGYMGYDTVRLIEDLPDAPPDDLDVPDAIWAFYDTVTAFDHVRHQVVMIAHAFVDPDTDPDAAYQEAQRRLRRLEADLVQPPMSGAPVRLTGDGMTSNFDQDAFEDAVRTAQQYVYDGDIFQVVLSQRFEMAFDGDRFNLYRALRQVNPSPYLFYLDFDDIALVGSSPEVLVRVEDNRAEVLPIAGTRPRGADEQEDADLADELLADPKERAEHLMLVDLGRNDLGRVCSYDSVEVERYAFIERYSHVMHIVSSVAGTVSDDEGPLDVLAACFPAGTVSGAPKVRAMEIIDELEPSRRGVYAGAVGYIDFNGTLDTCIAIRTMVVRDDSIYVQAGAGIVADSDPTAEYEETRNKAAALREAMRVASDGLL